A DNA window from Candidatus Micrarchaeia archaeon contains the following coding sequences:
- a CDS encoding thermonuclease family protein — protein MVIYRKVKRAVDGDTLETYRKFNGTNYIRLNGINTPEKGQRGYLIAKRKMQRVENKVITVTPKARDKYGRIVADVRYKRKKVR, from the coding sequence ATGGTAATTTATAGAAAAGTAAAACGAGCAGTAGATGGAGACACATTAGAGACATACAGAAAATTTAATGGAACTAATTATATTAGATTAAATGGAATTAATACTCCTGAAAAAGGTCAAAGAGGATATTTAATTGCAAAAAGAAAAATGCAAAGAGTTGAAAATAAAGTAATAACAGTTACTCCAAAAGCAAGAGATAAATATGGTAGAATTGTTGCTGATGTTAGATATAAGAGGAAAAAAGTAAGATGA
- a CDS encoding DUF6293 family protein: MSKLILISSFYSYNTFKNFFDANLGGKPDKIYFFVDFEKDSTQSYAINKVKQEWNKDLIDYEFIECEIDPVNNCKKCLQIIKTHINDRIIIDISSGLKTRCFGMNYAAFNNKNIELIGYYNQKTGKIDRMPNLKIKLTKNQKEVLEHSRNPEKTHPLSHSSFYYQRKILTEYGFILNKKLTQAGEIVLIITK, encoded by the coding sequence ATGAGTAAATTAATATTAATATCCAGCTTTTACAGTTACAATACTTTCAAGAATTTCTTTGATGCCAATTTAGGAGGAAAACCAGATAAAATTTATTTTTTTGTTGATTTTGAAAAAGATTCAACTCAATCATATGCAATAAATAAAGTAAAACAAGAATGGAACAAAGATTTAATTGATTATGAATTTATTGAATGTGAAATTGATCCAGTTAATAATTGTAAAAAATGTTTACAAATAATAAAAACCCACATTAATGATAGAATTATTATTGATATCTCTAGTGGATTAAAAACAAGATGTTTTGGAATGAATTATGCTGCATTTAATAATAAAAATATTGAATTAATTGGATATTACAATCAAAAAACTGGAAAAATTGATAGAATGCCAAATTTAAAAATTAAATTAACTAAAAATCAAAAAGAAGTTTTAGAACATTCAAGAAATCCAGAAAAAACTCATCCATTAAGCCATTCATCTTTTTATTATCAAAGAAAAATATTAACAGAATATGGATTTATTTTAAACAAAAAACTAACACAAGCAGGAGAAATAGTATTAATAATAACTAAATAA